Genomic window (Kineosporiaceae bacterium):
CGATGCGCGTCACACTGACCTTCGCCCCTCGGTTGTCCTTGACCGTCAGGGTCACCCGCTTGGTGGTGCCGGACCTCACGGTGATGGTGAGCGTCTTGCCGGTGCCCAGGGTCGTGGTCCCCGACGTCCAGGTGTACGTGGCGATGGAACCGTCGAGGTCGGCCGAGGCCGAGGCGTCCAGCACCACGCGATTCGTCGTCCCGGCCTTGCGCTTGAAGGTGAAGGCGGCCTTCGGGGCGATGTTCGGTGCGATGGCGTAGCGGGTGAGGTAGGACGACATCCGCGTGGCCATCGCGGTGTAGCCGGCCGCGGTGGGGTGACCGGACTCCGCCGCCAGGCTCGACCCGGTGACGGCGATCGGGTTGACCTGTTCCGACGAGGTGCACAGCTCGTGACCGGACAGCGCGGTGAGCATCGAGATGTACTCCACCTGTGCCGCCTTGGCCCCGGCCGCGAGGGCCTTGTCCAGGTCGACGAGGTGGGCGCGCAGTTCGGCGAGTCGTTCGCTGGTCAGATCCGAGCACTCGGCGAGCGCGGCGGGGCTGGGGGCGGCGTAGATCTGGGGGTAGCCGACGACGATGAGCCGGGCCTTGGTGGCGCTCTTGACCTGGGCGAAGACCCGGGCGAAGCGGCTGGGCAGCACATTGCGGGTCAGGGTGCGGGCGGCGCTGAGGGTCTCCGCGCACTGCTGACCGGTGCGGCAGGCCTTCATCACACTGCCCAGCCGGGCGTCGTTGGCGCCGATGGTCAGGGTGACCAGCGTCGGCTTGGGCGTCATGCTGCGCAGCTGGGCCAACTGGGCGGGCTCGCCGTTCGTGGCGGTCGTGGTGATGCTGGTGGTGTTGGCACCCCCGCAGGCGATGTGCCCCGCGATGGTCGAGGTGTGCCCGCCGTTGGTGGTCTCCAGCGAGAGCCCGCGGGTTGCGGCGAACACTCGGGGCCAGGCCAGGGCGGTGCGGTGGCACGAGCCCGAGGCGACGTCGAAGCCGGCCAGGCTGGTCGGGCCACCCTCGCCGGCGGCGAAGGAGTCGCCCATGGCGACGTATTGGGTGGTCGCTGCGCCGGCGGTGGCGATGCCGAACGTGCCACTGGCAGCGAGTCCGGTCAGGCCGAGGGCCGTGGCAACCGGTAGGGACAGGCGCGAAAGGGTCGTGCGACGCATGAGGATGACTCCGCCAATCGGTAGTCCGATGACAACGGTCGGGCTGGTTCCGTCAGTACCCGGCGCACGGTGTCGTGGCCGCCGATGCGCGCCCGTCGGGCGGCATCGTGAGTCCTTTCCTAGCACAATTGTCGACCCTGGGTAACATTTCAATCACGATGAGTAGTCATCTTGTGGTGTTCCGAGCAGAATGTGTGGGGAATCCGATCAGGCCAGGCGAGCGGCCGTGGACGCCGTCCCGAGCCACGAATGGGGGTTGCCCTCCCAGCACCAGCCGAGCTTGGGAGCCCTGCCGGAGATCCAGAGCGCAGGTACGCGCTTGGCGTTGCCCGGGTCTTCCCGGCGGGAGCCCGCCAGGGAGAAGCCGTGGTTGGGCTGGAGCAGGGCCGGCGCCACGACCTGGACGGCGAGCCCCTCGCTGATCGTGAGCGGACTGCGACCGCGGGAGAGCAGGGTCGCCACCGCCTCTCGCGGTGCCTCTCCTCGGAACTCGTCGCCCCGGTCGACACCGACAAGGGCGTAGAGGTCGGCCGGCGGCTCGGCGCCCGGGATCGGGCGGTACGGGGTGAGTCCGGCCTCGCCGTGGTTGCGGTCGAGGATTCCGGGCGTCGTGCGACCCGGCAGGTGCACGGTCTGCAGCATCGCCTCGGCGGGCGCGGTGCCGACCACCAGGGCGAAGGGCAGATGACCGGCTCGCTCGGGTGCCCCAGGCAGGGTGCACCACGACTCGATCGCCGACCACACGGCGTCCAGTGCGGTTCGGAACCGTTGCGGGGTCAACCCGGCCAGGCGCGGATACCCCTGTTCCAGCAACAGATCTCGTTGCCGCGAGAACTCCACCGTGAGGTCGGGTCGGGTCTCGAGTGTCATGTCGTCTCCTCACGCGCCGACGCGGCCGCCAGAGCGCGCACCGCGCGAGCGCCGCCTGGGCAACGTCGTCCGAACCCGTGGCTGTTCCCTGCCGCGTACCCTGGATTCTCGTGACCGAACCGACCACCGGGCCCCTGAGCCTCGACCGCACTCGCGTCGCCTATCAGGGCGAGCCGGGCGCCAACTCCGACGCCGCTGTCCGCGAGGTCTTCCCGCAGTTCGCCCCGCTGCCCTGCCCGACCTTCGACGACGCCTTCGAGGCGGTCACCACGGGCCTGGCCGAGTTCGGCATGATCCCGATCGAGAACTCGATCGCCGGCCGGGTGGCCGACATTCATCACCTGCTGCCCGAGTCGGGGCTCTTCATCATCGGCGAGCACTTCGTGCCGATCCACTTCCAGCTCATGGTGGTGCCGGGCACCCGGCTCGAGGACATCCGCCACGTGCGCAGCCACATCCACGGCCTGGCGCAGTGCCGCAAGATCGTGCGGCAGTACGGCTGGACGGCGCACGTCGCCGACGACACCGCCGGTGCGGCGCGCGAGGTGGCCGAGCTGGGCGATCCGAGCATCGCCGCGCTCTCGCCACGCCTGGCGGCCTCGTTGTACGGGCTCGACATCCTGGCCGAGAACGTCGAGGACGAGCACCGCAACACCACCCGGTTCCTGGTGCTGGCGCGTGAGCCGCGCGACTACCCGGCCGGCGACGGGCCGATGATCACCACCTTCGTGTTCCGGGTGCGCAACGTGCCGGCCGCGCTCTACAAGGCGATGGGCGGCTTCGCCACCAACGGGGTCAACATGACCAAGCTGGAGAGCTACCAGCTCGGCGGCACCTTCTTCGCCACGCAGTTCTACTCCGACGTCGAGGGGCACCCGAAGGATCCGTCGCTGGCGCTGGCCCTCGAGGAGCTGGGCTTCTTCTCCGTCGAGACCCGGATCCTGGGGACCTACCCCGCCAGCCCGTTCCGGGCGCAGATCGCCGAACCCGCGGAGAACCGAACGCTGCGGCCGCAAACGCCCCGCTGAGACCGTCCTTCCGTGATCATGCAATTCGTGCACACTCGAATGTCGATGGCGCTCTCTAGGCGTCTCTGGACTGAGTGCTAGACAGCGCGAGACGAGGCGATCGACGCCGAGTCCGACCGTGATACCGGGTCGTCTCTGACGTCCTCTACACCTTTATTGCCAATCACCAAGAGATCGGTAGAGAACGCTGGCTGCCGCCAGTCCCCGTCAGCCGAAGCTGCGTCGGACGAGGTCGAGCGCCTCGGTCTGCCCGATCCCCAGCGCTCGCAGCCGGACGACGAAGTCGACCGCGGCGCGCCGTGCCTCCTGGTGCACCTGGTCGCCGGAGACGAAGGTGCCCGAGCGGCCGCGGGTGTCGAGCAGGCCCGACTGCTCCAGCTCGCGATAGGCGCGGGCCACGGTGTTCGGTGCCAAGCCGAGGTCGGCGGCCAATCGGCGCACGGTCGGCAGCTGATCCCCCGCACGCAGCGTCCCGTTGTCGACCATCGCCGCGATGCGCGCCTTCAGCTGCTCGAACGGCGGCTGCGCGGCGTCCGGGTCGAGGTGGATGACGAGGTCGCTCATACTGCATCCTCGGCTGCGACCTGCTGTGGTCACAACCTGCGGCGCATCGGCGAGGTCGGCCGAGGCCGTGGGGACGGAACCGGCGAACCGGGACAAGCTGCGACACGCTCGCGTCGTATGGCTCAATCTCGGGTTCTCGCTAGACGCCCGGATACCGTTTCAGAATGGACCCGGTTCGCAATCCCTATGCCCCCGGAGCAGGCCAGCGCCCGCCCGAGCTCGCCGGTCGCGACACCGAGCTGGCCACCTTCGACGTCGTCCTCGAGCGGGTCGCCAAACGCCGTCCCGAGCGCAGCGTCGTCCTGACCGGGTTGCGCGGCGTCGGCAAGACCGTGCTGCTCAACACCTTGCGCTCGGCTGCCGTGCGGCGGGGCTGGGGCACCGGTAAGCTCGAGGCCCGCCCCGAGCAGTCGTTGCGCCGTCCGCTGGCCGCTGCGCTGCACCTGGCGGTGCGTGAACTCGCGGCGCCCGCCTCCGAGGCCGAGCACGTGCTCGGCGTCCTGAAGTCCTTCGCGCTGCGCGACAACGCCCCCACCGCCAAGTTGCGCGACCGCTGGCAACCCGGCATCGACGTCGCCACCGTGCCCGGCCGCGCCGACTCCGGCGACATCGAGATCGACCTGGTCGAACTGTTGGTGGACGTCGGTGGCCTGGCCGGCGACGTCGGGCGCGGCGTCGCGGTGTTCATCGACGAGATGCAGGATCTGGCGCCGGACGATGTGTCCGCATTGTGCGCGGCCGCGCACGAGATCAGCCAGACCGGCCTGCCCTTCGTCGTGGTCGGTGCCGGGCTACCGCACCTGCCGGCGGTGCTCTCGGCCAGTAAGTCCTACAGCGAGAGGCTGTTCCGCTACGCCCGCATCGACCGGCTGGACCGGGCGGCGGCCGACCGCGCGCTCAGTGCCCCGGCCAAGGAGGAGGATGCCGAGTTCACCGCCGAGGCCCTCGAGGCGATGTACGAGGCCACGGCCGGCTATCCCTACTTCGTGCAGGCCTACGGCAAGACCGCCTGGGACGTCGCCCCGCGCAGTCCGATCACGGCGGACGACGTCCGCGTGGCCGCCCCCGAGGCCGAGGCCGAGTTGGCCGTCGGCTTCTTCGGGTCACGCTTCGAGCGGGCCACCCCCGCCGAACGCGAGTACCTGCGGGCGATGGCCGATGCCATGGACGCCGACGGTGGCGCGACGGACGACCCGGACGCCACGGCCTCGACGGCGGAGGTCGCCAAGGTGCTCGGCCGCCGTGCGCAGTCGCTGTCGCCGGCCCGAGATGCCTTGATCAAGAAGGGCTTGGTCTACAGCGGCGAGCGGGGCCGGATCGCCTTCACCGTTCCGCACTTCGGCCGCTACCTGCGTCGCCACGGCGACTGAGGCGCTGTCGAGCATCGTCGCCCGTGATGATGCGCACCAGATTCGTCAGAACTCGGCCTGGAGTGCGAGGAACCGCCTCTCGACGCAGGTTTCGACGAATCTGGTGCGATACATCTCCCGCGCGTCGCTGCCGGTGCCGCGCACGCCGATCGAGCATGATCGCCCAGGTGATGGCGGCCGGACACCGAGCGCTCGGGGCGGTGTTCGGGCTCGGCTACGGCACAGCCATGGGCCTTCCGGTCGTGGGGGCGCTGGGCTGCGGTGTCCTGGCCACGGTCACGGCTGCGGGCCGGCTCTCACCGGACGTCGACCTGCAGCGGGGCTGGCGGCTGGCCGACCGCTGGACCCCCGACGAACTGTTGGGCCGTCATGGCCCGATGCAACACCGCGGCCTGACCCACTGGTGGGGCCTGGCCCTCGTCGTCACCGGGCTGTGGTGGGTGGCGGTGCTGCCGCTCGCCGACAGCGGGCGCGGCGCCCTGCTCGCTCATGGCGCCGGGGCGCTGCTGGCCGGGTGGTGCTCTCACCTGGGTGCCGACCTGCTGTTCGGCAAGGCCGACCGCCGCAGCGGGCGCGGCCCGGGGATCCCGCTGCTGCCGTGGTGGGGACACGTCGGGCTGTCGCTGAACGTCGGTGGCGTGCTGGAACGGCTGGTGAGCGTGGCGCTGTGGGTGGTGGCCGCCGGTCAGGTGTTGGACCTGGTCGGCTTGCTCGACCGAGTGCTGGCGGCCGGCCGCACCGTCGCCGGCCGCTGACCGGCCCTTGCGTAGACCAGCAGCTGCAGCACGGTGAACCCGGCGAGCACGCTCGCCGAAACCCCGTAGCGATGGGCCGCTGGGCGGGTCCGTCCGAGCGGCTCGGCCCGGTGCGCCCGGCCGGTGTGCGGCAGGATCGGGGCATGGACGACGACTCGATCATCCGGCCGCTGCA
Coding sequences:
- a CDS encoding SGNH/GDSL hydrolase family protein; the protein is MRRTTLSRLSLPVATALGLTGLAASGTFGIATAGAATTQYVAMGDSFAAGEGGPTSLAGFDVASGSCHRTALAWPRVFAATRGLSLETTNGGHTSTIAGHIACGGANTTSITTTATNGEPAQLAQLRSMTPKPTLVTLTIGANDARLGSVMKACRTGQQCAETLSAARTLTRNVLPSRFARVFAQVKSATKARLIVVGYPQIYAAPSPAALAECSDLTSERLAELRAHLVDLDKALAAGAKAAQVEYISMLTALSGHELCTSSEQVNPIAVTGSSLAAESGHPTAAGYTAMATRMSSYLTRYAIAPNIAPKAAFTFKRKAGTTNRVVLDASASADLDGSIATYTWTSGTTTLGTGKTLTITVRSGTTKRVTLTVKDNRGAKVSVTRIVSPSSTTAR
- a CDS encoding prephenate dehydratase, with translation MSLDRTRVAYQGEPGANSDAAVREVFPQFAPLPCPTFDDAFEAVTTGLAEFGMIPIENSIAGRVADIHHLLPESGLFIIGEHFVPIHFQLMVVPGTRLEDIRHVRSHIHGLAQCRKIVRQYGWTAHVADDTAGAAREVAELGDPSIAALSPRLAASLYGLDILAENVEDEHRNTTRFLVLAREPRDYPAGDGPMITTFVFRVRNVPAALYKAMGGFATNGVNMTKLESYQLGGTFFATQFYSDVEGHPKDPSLALALEELGFFSVETRILGTYPASPFRAQIAEPAENRTLRPQTPR
- a CDS encoding GntR family transcriptional regulator, which translates into the protein MSDLVIHLDPDAAQPPFEQLKARIAAMVDNGTLRAGDQLPTVRRLAADLGLAPNTVARAYRELEQSGLLDTRGRSGTFVSGDQVHQEARRAAVDFVVRLRALGIGQTEALDLVRRSFG
- a CDS encoding ATP-binding protein, with product MDPVRNPYAPGAGQRPPELAGRDTELATFDVVLERVAKRRPERSVVLTGLRGVGKTVLLNTLRSAAVRRGWGTGKLEARPEQSLRRPLAAALHLAVRELAAPASEAEHVLGVLKSFALRDNAPTAKLRDRWQPGIDVATVPGRADSGDIEIDLVELLVDVGGLAGDVGRGVAVFIDEMQDLAPDDVSALCAAAHEISQTGLPFVVVGAGLPHLPAVLSASKSYSERLFRYARIDRLDRAAADRALSAPAKEEDAEFTAEALEAMYEATAGYPYFVQAYGKTAWDVAPRSPITADDVRVAAPEAEAELAVGFFGSRFERATPAEREYLRAMADAMDADGGATDDPDATASTAEVAKVLGRRAQSLSPARDALIKKGLVYSGERGRIAFTVPHFGRYLRRHGD